DNA from Bradyrhizobium diazoefficiens USDA 110:
GGGGCCACTTTCTGCGATGTGGTTTCCAGTTGCTTGTCGGGCGTCGCAAGACTCAGGCGCGAGACTCGGGCATATTCCAAAGTAGACACTGAAAGTTAACGGAAAGGCAAACTGGGCCCTTGAAAAAGCCTGTTCACAACCCCCGCGAAGTCGCTGAAATCGTTGCGATTCAGGCATTGTCCTTTGTCGCGGGCGAGCCCGAGCGGCTGGGCCTGTTCCTGGCCGAGACAGGTGTCGGCCCGGAGACCCTTCGGAACGCCGCCTCGGACCCCAATTTCCTCCTCAGCGTACTCGATTTCGTGCTGCGCGATGACGCGACCGTGAAGGCCTTTGCCACGGCCTCGGAGCTGCATCCGACCAACGTTGCCGCGGCGCGGCAGGTGCTGGGCGACGCGCTCGGCGACCGGACCTGGGAGCGCGACGTGCCGTGACCGTCTCCGACCCGGCCGGGCCCCGCTGCTTCTGCCGGGATTGCCTGGTCGATCTGGATATGGGCGTGCGGCGCTGCTCGGCTTGCGGTTCCCCTCGCCTCGTCCGCCACCGCGCGCTCTCGAGCCTGACCATCGCCCATATCGACTGCGACGCCTTCTATGCGACAGTCGAGAAGCGCGACAATCCTGACATCGCCGACAAGCCCGTCATCATCGGCGGGGGCAAGCGCGGCGTCGTGTCGGCCGCCTGCTACATCGCACGCACCTATGGCGTGCGCTCGGCGATGCCGATGTTCAAGGCGCTCGATGCCTGCCCGCACGCGATCGTGATCCGTCCCGACATGGCGAAATACGTCCGCGTCGGCCGCGAGGTACGCCAGGCCATGCAGGCGCTGACGCCGCTGGTCGAGCCGCTCTCGATCGACGAGGCCTTCCTCGATCTCTCCGGCACCGAGCGGGTCCACGGCATGATCCCGGCCAAGGTGCTGGCGCGGTTTGCGCGCAATATCGAGCGCGACATCGGCATCAGCGTCTCGGTCGGCCTCTCCTGCAACAAGTTCCTGGCCAAGATCGCCTCCGACCTCGACAAGCCGCGCGGCTTTGCCGCACTCGATCAGGAGGAAGCGCGTTTGATGCTGGCTTCGAGGCCGGTCGGCTTCATCTTCGGCGTCGGTCCTGCGACGCAGGAACGCCTGGTGCAACGCGGCTTCCGCATCATCGCCGACCTTCAGAAGGCCGACGAGATCGAGATGATGCGGCAATTTCCGAGCGACGGCCGTCGGCTGTGGCGGCTTGCCCGCGGCATCGACGACCGCCGCGTCGAGCCCGATCGGGGCGCCAAGACGATTTCCAGCGAAACCACCTTCGAGACCGACATCCGCGATTTCGCGACGCTGGAGAAGATTCTCTGGCGCCTCTGCGAGAAGACGTCGTCGCGGCTGAAGAGCAGCGAGCTTGCCGGCTCGACCGTCACGCTGAAGCTGAAGACCGCCGACTTCCGCCAGCGCACGCGCTCGCAGTCGATCGCAGCGCCAACGCAGCTCGCCGCAAAGATCTTTTCGATCTGCCGCGAGATGCTGGCCAAGGAAATCGACGGCACCGCCTTCCGCCTGATGGGCGCCGGCGTCAGCGCGCTGCGCGAAGGCTCGCCCGCCGACGACACCGACATGCTCGACCGCCGCGCCGCCCACGCCGAGCGCGCGGTGGACAGTCTGCGCAAGAAGTTCGGCAACTCCGCCGTCATTCGTGGCATCGCGTATGATGGTCCCGAAACAGGACAGCAGGAGTGATCGAGTCCTGCTCAATTCAGTCGCGTTCGAAGATCCGCGCACCCGGATAGACGCGCCGGGCATACTGAACGACCAACTGCCGATCCTGAGTCTCCAGGAACGGAGTTCGGATCTGACAAGACCCGACGACGAGGTGCCACAGGCCGTTGAGCTTTCGAATGATGACGTTCATTTGAGCTTCCTCGCAGTGACCCGAGTGGACTCAAATTGTAAGAATCTCCCGCCGTCGCTCAATTGTACCAGCGTAAGGTCAGCGTATGAGAAGGATTGCAAGAGATATACAAAGGTATGTTGACCGTGACTCCAACGGCTTCCGGCGCCGATAGCTTCCCAAGGGCTCAAACGATCCCGCCCGCCCAGGAGCTGGCACCGTGACAGGCGAACGCGACCTCAGCGTGCTGTTGAGAAACACGAAGCCGGAGATGCAGCCCGGCGCCTTCGTGTTTTGCACGATCCCGCCCAACGAGCCCATTCCCGCAGCGGTCAACCCACTGCTGACGTTCCGCGAGCAGGAAGGAACGACGCTGGTGATCCCACGCGAAGAAGCCGTGGCATCAGGCTTACGCTACGCGTTTGCATCGCGCCTGATCACGCTGACAGTTCACTCCGCACTCGATGCGGTGGGCTTTCTGGCGGCTATCACGGCGCGACTGGCCGAAGCCGGCATCAGCGTGAATGCCGTTTCGGCCTTCCACCACGACCATCTCTTTGTGGCTGTCGACCAGGCCGATGAGGCGATGGCCGTTCTGCGGGAGATGTCCAAAGCAAGGCACTCGTAGCCCGGGTGGAGCGAAGCACAATCCGGGCTACGGGATTCACGAACACAGCGGAAGTAGGTTGTCCCGCGTCAAAGGCGCGAGTTTGACAGCTCCGGGCGTGGACGGATCGAGCCAGAGAATCTCCTCGATCTCGGCTCCCGGAGCGACCCGATGCGCAATGACGATGCGGAAAACTTCCGCATCGACCTGCCGGCCCGGCTCATTCGCGGCAGGCGCAGTGTATCGCCCGACATAGGTCATCTCGCTCGGATCGATATCGATCCCGAGCTCCTCCGACAATTCGCGCCTCAGCGCGTCCTGCGGATGCTCGCCGGTCTCGATCTTTCCTCCGGGCTGCATGAAGCTTTCGGTAGCCTTCTTCCTGACCAGCAGGACGCGCCCATCGCTCCTGCTCATCAAGGCAGCAGCGATCCGAATGGAATTCTGCAAAGTCATTCCGTCCGCACCTCAATCCGCGACCGCCACCGCCTCGATCTCGATCAGCCATTCCGGCGCGGCGAGCGCGGAGACACCGACGAGGGTGGAGGCCGGCGGCTCCATGCCTTCGAAGAAGGCGGAGCGGGCCTTGCCGATGATCGGGCGCAATTCCGGCTTGTAGTTCACCACGAAGGTCGTGATCTTGACGATGTTGGCGTAGCTCGCGCCGGCAGCCTTCAGCGCCAGGCCGAGATTCTGCATCACCTGCGTCGTCTGCGCGGCGATATCGCCCTCGCCGACGATCCGCCCCTCCTCGTCGGTCGAGACCTGGCCCGAGATGTAGATCGTCCGCGCGCCCGTGGCGGTGACGACGTGGGAATAGGCCGGATTGTGGTGCAGGCCGCTGGGGCGGAGATGGTCGAGCTTGGGCATGGAGGGGCTCCCGGAGGTTTGTGGTTGGGAGAGAGCGTAGCGGGAGAGGGAGCTGAGGGCCAGCCCGTCATTGCGAGGAGCTCTTGCGACGAAGCAATCCAGAATCGTTCCTCGGAGAGATTCTGGATTGCTTCGGTGCGCTCGCAATGACGACACCGAGTGAGAGCCGACAAACAACTCTCGCCGTCCTTCCGGGGCGGTCCGCAGGACCGAACCCGGAATCTCGAGATTCTCAGGTGCGCAATTGCGCACCATAGTTCTCGCTTCGCGAGCCCCGGAATGACGATCGACGTTCAATTACAGGGCTTGCTGTCCTTGACGTCGAACTTGCCCATCGCGCCCGAGATGACGAAATCATTGTAATCGAGCACGAGCTGGCGCGAGACGCCGTTCTCATAGAGCTCGAATGCCATTGCATAGATCGGCGTCTGCTCGCCTTCCTTCTGCTGGGCGTCGCGGTCGAAATAGCTGACGGTGACGGGCCAGCGCTTGAGCGATTTCATGTGCTCGTCCGTGGTGGACGGATCGGTCGAGGAGGCACGGTCGGCGGGGATCGGCTGGCCGATCACGGTCAGCGTGTTGTAGACTTTCTGGCCGTCGTCGGAGCCGTCATAGACGGACAGCTCGAGCAGCGACTTGCCGTCCTTGGCGGCGGCGATGATGCGCTGGATCTGCTCGGTCGGGAACACGATCTTGCCGTCGAGCGTAAAGCTCTTCGGCGCCGGCAGCTTCAGCTTGACGTTGATGTGGTCGCCGTCGCGCTCTGCCGATCCGTCGACCCGTCCGGCGTCGGCCTCGTTCATCCGCGTCTCGATCTTGAAACGGTAGCTTTTTCCCGCGGCGTCCTCCCAGGAGTTGGAGCGGAGGTCGCTGAGCGTGATCTTGCCCTCGCCGCTGTCGAGCTCGGAGACCTGGCGGAATTCGGAGGTGTAGCCCTCGCAGGAGCTTCCGGTGAAATTGTAGAGGATGCGGCCGCGCGCGCTGTTGACCGAATTGGAACGCGATTTGACGAGGCTGAGGTCATAGAGCGCCTGATGCGCGAGGAACGGACCGTTGGCGGCCAGCGCCCCGCCGCCGGGGCCACAAGCGGCCGCCGCGAGCGCCATCACACCGAGCGAAGTCCGGAAAAGGTGCATCATGTCTGTTCCTTGAAGATGCGTCCTTGGGAAGCGCAGATTCGACATTTTAATGACCGTTCCATTGCGTCGCAACTGAGGCCGTTTCACGTAAAGTTGCGGCCCTCGCCCTGAACCTCCTGCCCTGCCTCAACAAAATGCAGCCCGCCGGGGTTGCTTGCATGTGGCGGCACGATGGGCGAAACAGGGCGCGCCCGGGCCGCCGATGGGACGCGCCCGGGGTGGATGATTTTTGGACAACGAGGTCGAAGATGGCGGGCACGGTCGAGCAGAAGCTGGCGGAACAGGGCATCAAGCTGCACGAGGCGCCCACCCCCGTGGCCAACTACGTGCCGTTCGTGCGCACCGGCAATCTGCTGTTCGTCTCCGGCCAAGTCTGCTTCGATCCCGCGGGCAAGCTGATCGCCAAGGGGAAGCTGGGTGCCGGCGTCTCGATCGAAGAAGGCGCCGCGGCCGCGCGCGGCTGCGCCGTCAACCTGCTGGCCCAGGTCAAGGCGGCCCTCGGCGACCTCGACAAGGTCGTGCGCGTGGTACGCCTCGGCGGCTTCATCAATTCGGCGCCGGACTTCCTCGACGGGCCGAAGGTGCTCAATGGTGCCTCCGACCTGATGGTTGCCGCCTTCGGTGACAAGGGCCGCCATGCCCGCACCACCGTCGGCGTCGCCTCGCTGCCCGCGGATGCGGCGGTGGAGGTCGAGGGTGTGTTCGAGGTCGCCTGACGCGAATGCGCGCCCCTGATTGGCTGACAGCCCGGCCGGTCGCCCATCGCGGCCTGCACGACATTTCCCGCGGAATCGTCGAGAACATGCCGGGCGCGGTCCAGGCTGCGATCGCAGGCAATTTCTCGATCGAGGTCGACATCCAGCTCTCGGCCGACGGCGAGGCCATGGTCCATCACGACCATGCGCTCGGCCGCCTCACCGAGGCCACCGGCGAGGTGATCGAGAGGACCGCGGCGGAGCTGAGGGCGATCAGGTTCAAGGACACGGACGAGCGGATGATGTCGCTGTCCGACCTCTGCGCCATGGTTGGCGGCCGGGTGCCGCTGGTGATTGAGGTGAAGAGCCATTTTGGCGGCGACCGCAAGCTGGTGAAGCGGATGGCCGAGGTGCTGGCGTCCTATCAGGGCCCCGCGGTCGGCATGTCCTTCGATCCCGACCAGGTGCTGGCGCTGCGCGAGCTGCTGCCCTCCCGCCCGCGCGGCATCGTCGCGCAGCGGAGCTATGAAGACGAGTACTGGGCCAAGCTGACCGAGGCGCAGCGCGACAGCATGCTGTACCTGCGCCACGGCTTCCAGACCCAGCCGCATTTCGTCGCCTTCAAGGTCGACCACCTCCCGGCACCCGCCCCCTGGATCGCCCGCAATGTGTTCGGCTGCGCCCTGCTCGGCTGGACCGTCCGCACGCCCGAGCAGCGGACGCGGGTCGGGCAGTATGCGGACCAGATGATCTTTGAGGGGTTCGTGCCGTAGCCCTAGGGTCGTCCTGGCGAAAGCCAGGACCCATTACCCCAGGGAGGAGTCGTGGCCCGAAGCTGCAACTCCGAGTCATCGCCAAACCAAATTCCGTGGGTATGGGTCCTGGCTATCGCCAGGACGACTCGGGATAGATCTTTGCACAATCGCTGATACCGCGTTTGCATCTACACCTCAGTTCCCGCCCTCTTGAAGTCGCTGCTGCAATGCACGATCTTGGGCACGATGGCATCAACCGAAATCACGCTCGAGGCCGTACCGTCCATTGGCGAAGTGTCGCCCGAAGATTGGGACGCCTGCGCAAATCCCGGCAAGGCTCTTATCGAAAAGGCTTGCAACGGGCATGGCAAGGGATCCTCATCCGGGCTTCCAGGCGATTCGGCCGGTCTCTTAAAGCCTGCCTATAACCCGTTCGTCTCGCACGCGTTTCTCTCCGCCGTCGAGAAATCGGGTTCGGCCACGATCCGCACCGGATGGGGACCCCGGCATCTGATCGCCAAGATCGACGGCCGCGTTGCCGGCGTCGTGCCCTGCTATCTGAAATCGCATTCGCAGGGCGAATACGTCTTCGACCGCGGCTGGGCTGACGCCTACGAGCGGGCCGGCGGGCGCTACTATCCCAAACTCCAGGTCTCGGTTCCCTTCACCCCGGCGACCGGGCCGCGGCTGCTGGTCCGCGACGGTGTCGACCGCGAGCGCATCATGGAGGCATTGGCGAGCGGGCTGGTGGCGCTGTGCGGGGTCAGCAAGGCTTCCTCGGTGCACGTCACCTTCGCGCGGGAGGCGGAGTGGAAGCTGCTCGCCGGGCACGGCTTCCTCCAGCGCACCGACCAGCAGTTCCACTGGCACAACGAGGGTTTTGCGAGCTTCGACGACTTCCTCGCCACCCTGAACTCGCGCCACCGCAAATCGATCAAGCGCGAACGCCGCGACGCGCTCGCGTCCGGCATCACGATCCACTGGCTCACCGGAAAAGACATCACCGAGGAGGCCTGGGACGCCTTCTTCGAATTCTACATGGAGACCGGCTCGCGCAAATGGGGCCGTCCGTATCTGACGCGCGAGTTCTTCTCGCTGATCGGCGAGACCATGAGCGAGGACGTGCTGCTGGTGATGGCGCGCCGCAATGGCCGCTGGATCGCGGGCGCGATCAACTTCATCGGCTCGGACACGCTGTTCGGCCGCAACTGGGGCGCGGTCGAGCATCATCCGTTCCTGCATTTCGAGGTCTGCTACTATCAGGCGATCGATTTCGCGATCACCCGCGGCCTCACACACGTCGAGGCCGGCGCGCAAGGCGAGCACAAGATCGCGCGCGGCTACCTGCCGAAGACGACCCATTCCGCCCACTTCATTGCCGATCCGGGCCTGCGCCGCGCCATCGACGATTACCTCAAGCGCGAGCGCGCCTATGTCGCCGAGGCCGGACGGGAGTTGGCCGAGCTCGGCCCGTTCCGGAAAGGCGCCGACGAGGCGCCTTGACGGTTCGATGCGGCTGGTGACAGTAAGCGCAAAATTCCGAGGAGCCGCCGAGGAGCTGCCATGACCGCCTACGACACCAACAACATCTTCGCAAAGATCCTGCGCGGCGAGTTTCCCTGCCACAAGGTCTATGAGGACGAGCATGTCTTCGCCTTCCTCGACATCATGCCGCGGGTGCCGGGCCATACGCTGGTGATCCCGAAGGCCCCTGCCCGCAACATCCTCGACATCAAGCCCGACGACTACGCCCATGTCGCTCGCGGCGCGCACAGGATCTCCGCCGCGGCGATGAAGGCGTTCAAGGCCGACGGCATCACCGTGCAACAGTTCAACGAGCCAGCCGGCGGACAGGTGGTGTTTCACCTGCACATGCACGTCTTGCCGCGCCACGACGGGGTGGCGATGCTGCCGCCCGCGAGCCGTAAGGAAGACGTCAAGGTGCTGGAAGAGAACGCGACCAAGCTGATCGCGGCGCTGAAGGCGGGCTGACTTTCTCCACATCGTCATTCCGGGGCGCGCCTCTTGGCGCGAGCCCGGAATCCATTTCACGACGATCTCTGCGGCCCGATGGATTCCGGGCTCGACGCTTCGCATCGCCCCGGAATGACGACTACTCCGTCTGGAAATCCCCGGCTTGCGGCGCGGCCAGCGGCGTGAACTCGCAGCGGTCAGGCTTGATGTCGATCAGCGGCGTGTTGTCGAGACAATCGAGCCCGCGCACCAGAATGGCATTGCCCTCGATGCCGACCAGCTTGACGATCGAGGTGCCGATCGGGTTGGGCCTGACCGGCGAGCGCAGCGAGAACGTGCCGCGGGTCTTCTCGTTGTTCTTCGGGCTTTGCAGGATGATGTCGCGGCGCGACTTGTCGAGCCAGTAGAGCACTTCGAGATTGCTGTAGAAGTCGACGCCCTTGATGGCCGGCACGAACGGCTCGAAGATCTCGAGGCGGCAGATCGGGCCGTCGTGCCGCCCCTGCCGCGGCGTCTCCAGCCGCGACGTCCAGGGCGTGCGGATGCGGCCGATGAAGACGAGGCCGGCATCCTCTGCGGGCGGCAGCTCGATGGCGACCTCGCCCTCGCGGAGCTCGTTTTCGCGAACCATATTTCCAGTTCCTTGCTGTTCGCGAAGGTTTTAGCCCAACCACCACGTGCCGGCCAGCATGAAGACTTCGCCCGTGACAACGCCCGCGAAGATCGAACGGCGGGTCAGCAGGAAGACAACGAGGCCGGCGCCGACCGCGCCGTAGCGCAGGACATCGGGCACGCTTGCCAATGCGCCCGGCGGCTCGACCACAATCTGGGCGATAACGCCGGCCAGGATCGCGGTGGCGACCGCCCTCACCCAGACCAGCAGCTCGGAACCCTCGTCCATACCGCCGCCGAACCACAGGCCCAGCATGCGCCAGATCTGGTTGGGCACGACGCCGGCGACGAACAGGACTGCGAGCGCATGCCAGTCGCCGATGAGCTGTGCGAAACTCATGCGCGCACCTCCCGCCACCAATGCACGCCGTAGGCGATCGACCCGGCCACCACGCCGCTGACGAGGATGTCGAGGCCGGAGTTCATCTTCGCCGCCAGCGGATAGAGCAGAATCCCGAGCGCCAGCGCGACCACGTCGGCGACCTCGCGGCTGTTGCGCGCGGTCGAGAACAGGAAGGACAGCGGCGTCAGCAGCAGGATCGCGGCGCCAAGCGTCTGCGTCAGGTTGGCGGCGAGGAAATAGCCGACCGTGTTGGCGGTGAGGCACACCGAGACCAGGCCACAGCCGAGCCCGTGGACAAAGGCGATGCGCCGCTCGCGCGGCACCTGCGGCAGGAAGCGGTGGCATTCGACCCAGAGCGTCACGGCGGTGAGATGCGCGGCGAAGACCAGCTCGCGCCGTTTCGTCTTCGGCGTGCGCATCAGCGGTAGCACCGAGACCACCATCGGAAACAGGCGGATCGCGCTGACCGTCACCGCGATCGCCGATTGGATGACGGTCGCGCCCGAGCCGAGCGTCGTGATCAGGATGATCTGCGCGGGGCCTGCCCAGACGAACAGCGTCGAGCAGAGCGCCCAGAGCAGGCTGAAATGGGTGTCGTGGGCGAGCGCGCCGATGCCGAGATAGGTCACGAACAGCACGATGGTGAGGATCGTCTGCGTGATCGAGCGCAGCCCCCACGCAAAGGCGCGGCAGGGACTTTGCCATTGAGGTGAATCGAGCGGAGGAAGCGCCACGGGACGGCCGGCTGGGGTTGCGGAATCGTGCCTGCATAACGGGCAATGCGGCGGTCCGCGTCAAGGAACCGCGCGGCGGAGCTGGCATGCGCACGGCCAACACCCGCCGCCGTCATTCCGGGGCGCGACGAAGTCGCGAGCTATGATGCGCAATTGCGCATCTGAGAATCCATCAGGCCGCAGAGATTGTTGAACAATGGATTCCGGGTTCGCGCCAAGGGGCGCGCCCCGGAATGACGGCGGGAGAGAGTTGCCCTACCCGCTCACACCGCGGTTCTTCAGCACGAAGCAGGCACCGCCAGCCTTGCGGATTCGGTTGCAGAGATCATCCGCCTCGCTGCGCGTATCCGCGCCGATGCGCACCTGGTAGAACGCGCGCGTACCGCGGCTGCGCATCACCGAACTCAGCAGGCTCGGATCGCGCTCGCCGATCACCGCGCTCAGCCGCGTGACGGCACGGGAATACATCGCCAATGCCCTGTTGCGGTCGAAGCCGGCGGCGAGCTGCACGCCCCAGATCTTCGCGGCGGCCAGCTCTACATGCTGCTCGAGCTCGGCGACGAACGGATTCGGCGCGCGCTTCAACAGGGCCATGAGATCGCGGCAGCTCGTCGGCGGCGCGCTCGGCGGGCCCTTGCCGGTACCGCCGGCCTTCGCCCAGGCATCCACCGTCGCACCGGTGATGGCATAGACGTAATTGCGGGTCTGCTCCGGCATCGGG
Protein-coding regions in this window:
- a CDS encoding cell envelope integrity EipB family protein, which produces MMHLFRTSLGVMALAAAACGPGGGALAANGPFLAHQALYDLSLVKSRSNSVNSARGRILYNFTGSSCEGYTSEFRQVSELDSGEGKITLSDLRSNSWEDAAGKSYRFKIETRMNEADAGRVDGSAERDGDHINVKLKLPAPKSFTLDGKIVFPTEQIQRIIAAAKDGKSLLELSVYDGSDDGQKVYNTLTVIGQPIPADRASSTDPSTTDEHMKSLKRWPVTVSYFDRDAQQKEGEQTPIYAMAFELYENGVSRQLVLDYNDFVISGAMGKFDVKDSKPCN
- a CDS encoding RidA family protein gives rise to the protein MAGTVEQKLAEQGIKLHEAPTPVANYVPFVRTGNLLFVSGQVCFDPAGKLIAKGKLGAGVSIEEGAAAARGCAVNLLAQVKAALGDLDKVVRVVRLGGFINSAPDFLDGPKVLNGASDLMVAAFGDKGRHARTTVGVASLPADAAVEVEGVFEVA
- a CDS encoding DUF3572 domain-containing protein is translated as MKKPVHNPREVAEIVAIQALSFVAGEPERLGLFLAETGVGPETLRNAASDPNFLLSVLDFVLRDDATVKAFATASELHPTNVAAARQVLGDALGDRTWERDVP
- a CDS encoding AzlC family ABC transporter permease; this encodes MALPPLDSPQWQSPCRAFAWGLRSITQTILTIVLFVTYLGIGALAHDTHFSLLWALCSTLFVWAGPAQIILITTLGSGATVIQSAIAVTVSAIRLFPMVVSVLPLMRTPKTKRRELVFAAHLTAVTLWVECHRFLPQVPRERRIAFVHGLGCGLVSVCLTANTVGYFLAANLTQTLGAAILLLTPLSFLFSTARNSREVADVVALALGILLYPLAAKMNSGLDILVSGVVAGSIAYGVHWWREVRA
- a CDS encoding DNA polymerase IV encodes the protein MTVSDPAGPRCFCRDCLVDLDMGVRRCSACGSPRLVRHRALSSLTIAHIDCDAFYATVEKRDNPDIADKPVIIGGGKRGVVSAACYIARTYGVRSAMPMFKALDACPHAIVIRPDMAKYVRVGREVRQAMQALTPLVEPLSIDEAFLDLSGTERVHGMIPAKVLARFARNIERDIGISVSVGLSCNKFLAKIASDLDKPRGFAALDQEEARLMLASRPVGFIFGVGPATQERLVQRGFRIIADLQKADEIEMMRQFPSDGRRLWRLARGIDDRRVEPDRGAKTISSETTFETDIRDFATLEKILWRLCEKTSSRLKSSELAGSTVTLKLKTADFRQRTRSQSIAAPTQLAAKIFSICREMLAKEIDGTAFRLMGAGVSALREGSPADDTDMLDRRAAHAERAVDSLRKKFGNSAVIRGIAYDGPETGQQE
- a CDS encoding NUDIX hydrolase, yielding MTLQNSIRIAAALMSRSDGRVLLVRKKATESFMQPGGKIETGEHPQDALRRELSEELGIDIDPSEMTYVGRYTAPAANEPGRQVDAEVFRIVIAHRVAPGAEIEEILWLDPSTPGAVKLAPLTRDNLLPLCS
- a CDS encoding ACT domain-containing protein, which translates into the protein MTGERDLSVLLRNTKPEMQPGAFVFCTIPPNEPIPAAVNPLLTFREQEGTTLVIPREEAVASGLRYAFASRLITLTVHSALDAVGFLAAITARLAEAGISVNAVSAFHHDHLFVAVDQADEAMAVLREMSKARHS
- a CDS encoding GNAT family N-acetyltransferase — its product is MASTEITLEAVPSIGEVSPEDWDACANPGKALIEKACNGHGKGSSSGLPGDSAGLLKPAYNPFVSHAFLSAVEKSGSATIRTGWGPRHLIAKIDGRVAGVVPCYLKSHSQGEYVFDRGWADAYERAGGRYYPKLQVSVPFTPATGPRLLVRDGVDRERIMEALASGLVALCGVSKASSVHVTFAREAEWKLLAGHGFLQRTDQQFHWHNEGFASFDDFLATLNSRHRKSIKRERRDALASGITIHWLTGKDITEEAWDAFFEFYMETGSRKWGRPYLTREFFSLIGETMSEDVLLVMARRNGRWIAGAINFIGSDTLFGRNWGAVEHHPFLHFEVCYYQAIDFAITRGLTHVEAGAQGEHKIARGYLPKTTHSAHFIADPGLRRAIDDYLKRERAYVAEAGRELAELGPFRKGADEAP
- a CDS encoding RidA family protein; its protein translation is MPKLDHLRPSGLHHNPAYSHVVTATGARTIYISGQVSTDEEGRIVGEGDIAAQTTQVMQNLGLALKAAGASYANIVKITTFVVNYKPELRPIIGKARSAFFEGMEPPASTLVGVSALAAPEWLIEIEAVAVAD
- a CDS encoding AzlD domain-containing protein, whose product is MSFAQLIGDWHALAVLFVAGVVPNQIWRMLGLWFGGGMDEGSELLVWVRAVATAILAGVIAQIVVEPPGALASVPDVLRYGAVGAGLVVFLLTRRSIFAGVVTGEVFMLAGTWWLG
- the tsaA gene encoding tRNA (N6-threonylcarbamoyladenosine(37)-N6)-methyltransferase TrmO; protein product: MVRENELREGEVAIELPPAEDAGLVFIGRIRTPWTSRLETPRQGRHDGPICRLEIFEPFVPAIKGVDFYSNLEVLYWLDKSRRDIILQSPKNNEKTRGTFSLRSPVRPNPIGTSIVKLVGIEGNAILVRGLDCLDNTPLIDIKPDRCEFTPLAAPQAGDFQTE
- a CDS encoding glycerophosphodiester phosphodiesterase, encoding MRAPDWLTARPVAHRGLHDISRGIVENMPGAVQAAIAGNFSIEVDIQLSADGEAMVHHDHALGRLTEATGEVIERTAAELRAIRFKDTDERMMSLSDLCAMVGGRVPLVIEVKSHFGGDRKLVKRMAEVLASYQGPAVGMSFDPDQVLALRELLPSRPRGIVAQRSYEDEYWAKLTEAQRDSMLYLRHGFQTQPHFVAFKVDHLPAPAPWIARNVFGCALLGWTVRTPEQRTRVGQYADQMIFEGFVP
- a CDS encoding HIT family protein, whose product is MTAYDTNNIFAKILRGEFPCHKVYEDEHVFAFLDIMPRVPGHTLVIPKAPARNILDIKPDDYAHVARGAHRISAAAMKAFKADGITVQQFNEPAGGQVVFHLHMHVLPRHDGVAMLPPASRKEDVKVLEENATKLIAALKAG